AAAAAAAGTGGTGGTatgttttgttttgtttttaattgtatatgttttattattttatatttcatattttatattttatattttttccttttgaTTTTGTAACTTTTTGACGACGTATGGAATTGATTTGTTAgttaaaaatgataaagaaGAGCGAGGAATCTAAACGCCTGTTGAGGAAGAAATTGAACAATGACATAAcgaatattttattactttttgAGAAAGTACAAGAGTGGGCTGATTtaagtaatatattacaaaagTTATATTTGACTATAGAgaaatatgaattatttgTTGATATATCAtctaaatttttattatttcgAAGATTATCACAATGTTTGAATCCTTTATTACCATCAGGAGTACATTCGAAAGCattgataatatattcatctatttttaaaaaggtGGAGATGgatttttttataaataatattcatatattatgttcTGGTATATTTGAGTTTATGTTACATTGTacaataaatttaaaa
The DNA window shown above is from Plasmodium reichenowi strain SY57 chromosome Unknown, whole genome shotgun sequence and carries:
- a CDS encoding hypothetical protein (conserved Plasmodium protein, unknown function) codes for the protein MIKKSEESKRLLRKKLNNDITNILLLFEKVQEWADLSNILQKLYLTIEKYELFVDISSKFLLFRRLSQCLNPLLPSGVHSKALIIYSSIFKKVEMDFFINNIHILCSGIFEFMLHCTINLKTIYFKNIKSILRLKENVYIFAYALLLSLFNVVDSDNNILLYIYS